The sequence CCGGACCCGCGACCTCCTTGCCCACCTCACGAAGCTGGTAGAGCGGAGTATCAGGCATGTCTTATTCGTAGCGCAGGGCATCCGCGGGATTGAGCCGCGAGGCCTTTCGCGCCGGGTAAAGCGTTGCGACGAAACAAAGCCCCATGGCCGCCAACCCGATGAGTGTCATATCCAACAGCTCAAGCCGCACAGGCAGGTAGTCCACAGGGTATACGTCCCGGGGAAGTTCGATGAATTGATACTTCTTGAGCAGCAGGCTTACGGGCACACCCAGAAGATAGCCCAGGAGCGTACCTAGAACGCCAATAGTCGTGCCTTGGAGCATAAAAATATGCTGTATCTCCCGGGGTTTTGCGCCCATGGACATGAGCACCGCGATATCCCGCGTCTTCTGAATTACAAGCATCACCAGCGTCGTGATGATGGAAAACGAGCCCACGAGCACAATGAGCACCAGGAAGATGAACATAGCCGTCTTCTCCAGCTTGAGTGCTGCGAAAAGATTCGCGTTCATCTCCATCCAGTTGCGCACCAGAAACGGGTATCCTCCAAGTGAGCTCTCGACCTGCCGTGAAACGTGCTCCGCGGCGTATACATCGGCCAGGCGCAACTCAATGCCCGAGACGACATCCCCACTGAAACCCAGCAAGTCGCGTGCCGCAGTCAGGCTTACATAAGCCATGCTCGAATCATATTCGAACATGCCGGTCTTAAAAATGCCCGTCACGGTGAAGAACTTGACCTTGGGCATGAAGCCCGCAGCCGACTTGCTGCCCGTGGGCGAGAGGAGGTTGACCATGCTGCCCACACTCAAGCCCAGACGCGCGGCCAGCTCCTGGCCTACGATTATGCCGGGATGTGTATCCTCCCGATCCAGATCCTCAACTTTGCCGGCGAGCATGTCCTTGGAAAGGGAGAGCACTTTACTCGAACTCTCGGGCTCGATGCCGCGCAGGACAACGCCCTTAACGCCGCGGGGAGTGGAAACCATGACTTCGGAATAGATAAAAGGAGTGGCCCCGGTCACGCCCGTAACGTCCGCAGCCTGCCGCGCGATTTCGTCGGCTCCGGTCATGGCACCATGGGCATTCATGACGATGACGTGCGCGTTGACTCCGAGGATCTTGTCCCGCAAGTCCGTGGAAAAGCCGTTCATGACTCCCATGACCACAATGAGCGAAGCCACTCCCAGGCACACGCCAAACACCGCGAACAAGGAAATCACGGAAATAAAGGCTTGCTTGCGCAGAGCCAGCAGGTAACGCAGGGCGATAAATAGCTCGAAATTCATGAATTATGCTTCCGGGCGCAGGAGCGGGAACAGGATGACCTCGCGAATGGATGGCGAATCGGTAAGCAGCATAACCAGGCGGTCAATGCCGATGCCCTGCCCTGCAGCCGGCGGCATGCCGTACTCCAAGGCTCGAACGTAATCTTCGTCCATGTAGTGGGCCTCCTCGTCGCCGGCTTCCTTTTCCTGTACCTGCTCCATGAAGCGCAGGCGCTGATCCACGGGGTCATTGAGTTCCGAGAAGGCGTTGGCCATCTCCCGTCCGGACATGAACAGCTCGAAACGGTCGGTGATGGTCGGGTCCTGGTCGTTGCGCCGCGACAGGGGCGAAATATCCGTGGGATAATGGTATATGAAATGCGGCTGCACGAGCTTCGGCTCCACGAACATGTCGAAAAGCATGGCCTGCACCTTGCCAAGCTTGTCGCTCTCCAAGACCTTCTCCCCGCGCTCGCGTACCAGGGCCTTGGCCTTGGCCATATCCATGTACACTTCGGGCGACAACCCGCCTATGGTGCGCAAGGACTCCAGAAAGGGTACTCGGGCCCACTTGCCGGGCGTCAGGTCGATCTGCTGCCCCTGGTACTCCACTACGGTGTTTCCGGTCACCTGCCGGGCGATGTGGGCAAACATGCGCTCCGTGAGATCCATGAGATCCTCGAAGGTCGCGTATGCCCAGTAGAACTCGCACATGGTGAATTCAGGATTGTGCTGGGTGGAGATGCCTTCGTTGCGAAAATTGCGATTGACCTCGTAAACCTTCTCGAAGCCGCCCACCAGCAAGCGCTTGAGATAAAGCTCGGGCGCGATGCGCATGTAGAGCTTCATGTCCAGCGCATTATGATGCGTTTCAAAGGGCTTGGCCGTCGCTCCGCCGGGGATGGGCTGCATCATGGGTGTTTCCACCTCCATGAAGCCCTCCCGGTCCAGGAAATTGCGCATCTCACGCACGACCTGGGTACGCTTGAGGAATATCTCCCGCGTTCTGGGCGTGACAATGAGATCAACATAGCGCTGGCGGTAGCGCATCTCCACGTCCTTGAGTCCGTGCCACTTATCGGGCAGCGGGCGCAGGGACTTGGTCAGAAGGGTGATCTGCGAGGACTTAAGGGTTAGCTCGCCAGTCTTGGTGTGGAAAAGCGTTCCACGGACACCGACGAGATCGCCCATGTCCAGCTTCTTGAATACGCGATAGGCATCCTCCCCCAGGTCATCGCGCGAGGCAAAAACCTGCAAGCGGCCCGTGGGATCCTGGAGGTGAAAAAAGGCGGCTTTGCCGAAGGAGCGCATGGCCACGATGCGACCGGCCACGGTGAACTCGCGCTCCAGACTCTCCATGGCCTCGGGCGGCGTGTCTGCAAATTCCGTGGAGATAGCCTCAAGGTCGTCGGTCTTGATAAAGCCGTTGGGATAGAGTTGCGTGCCTTCATCCATGAGCAGCACGGCTTTCTCGACACGGCTCTTGAGAACCTCGTTGAGTTCACCCTTGGCGGCCATGGCCTGCAGGAACGGCTGAAACTTGTCAACGTTCCCCGACTTGATCTTCAACTTAATTGGTTGGTTCTTATTGCTCAACGCAACGACTCCGTGCGAGTGGCTTTATCGATGTATGACTTGCCGCTCGGCGAGCGGGCAAGTTGCGAAAAATTTCTGACGAAAGGAAGCCTTCATTTTGTCCATGTGCACGGCGCGAAGGCCTGAGCTGCCGCGCTTTCAGGAACCCGATGTGGTTAAGCCAATTATTTTGGAGCGTCAAGAAACAGAAATTGCGCACCGCTTTGTCACTTTTCATTTTTTGGTCCCCCGACGCGGACAGAAAAAGGGGTCTCACCACTCCCGTGCAGATAAAGCGTGTTAACACTGTTCTAGAACCTCTCGCTCGGCAACGCGGTGACGCCCTGAGGGCAGACATCTGTTGATGAAGTTGGGCGGTTCACCTTCTGATTCATGTCGCTTGATCATGGATAGAGCATATGAAGGCAATGAAAGAAGGCAGTTGAGCCGAAATTTGGGCTGTATTCCCTGGTTGCTCCACATCCCAACCGACTGAAACCATGGGAATATGACAGAGAGAGCTGTACAAGAAGCGCAATGAAGTAGCGCGTCTATTCAGGAGACTTAAAGGATACCGGCGAGTTTGCATCCGGCGCGATAAGCTGGATGTGATGTGCCTCGGCTTTCTCGTGTTTGCGCTAATTGAGGACTTGGATAGCGTTAACAATCCTAGGGCTTCCACTTGATCCAGATGAGGCTCGCCTGGCGGCCCGTGGGTCGCTCGCGACGGTAGGAAAAGAAAAAGTCCGTTAAGGCGCAGGTGCACATATCCAGGGAAAAGATATTTCGGGCCGAAATTCCGGCGGCCACAAGTTGGTCGCGCGTGAG comes from Desulfocurvibacter africanus subsp. africanus DSM 2603 and encodes:
- a CDS encoding lipoprotein-releasing ABC transporter permease subunit; this translates as MNFELFIALRYLLALRKQAFISVISLFAVFGVCLGVASLIVVMGVMNGFSTDLRDKILGVNAHVIVMNAHGAMTGADEIARQAADVTGVTGATPFIYSEVMVSTPRGVKGVVLRGIEPESSSKVLSLSKDMLAGKVEDLDREDTHPGIIVGQELAARLGLSVGSMVNLLSPTGSKSAAGFMPKVKFFTVTGIFKTGMFEYDSSMAYVSLTAARDLLGFSGDVVSGIELRLADVYAAEHVSRQVESSLGGYPFLVRNWMEMNANLFAALKLEKTAMFIFLVLIVLVGSFSIITTLVMLVIQKTRDIAVLMSMGAKPREIQHIFMLQGTTIGVLGTLLGYLLGVPVSLLLKKYQFIELPRDVYPVDYLPVRLELLDMTLIGLAAMGLCFVATLYPARKASRLNPADALRYE
- the lysS gene encoding lysine--tRNA ligase, with the translated sequence MSNKNQPIKLKIKSGNVDKFQPFLQAMAAKGELNEVLKSRVEKAVLLMDEGTQLYPNGFIKTDDLEAISTEFADTPPEAMESLEREFTVAGRIVAMRSFGKAAFFHLQDPTGRLQVFASRDDLGEDAYRVFKKLDMGDLVGVRGTLFHTKTGELTLKSSQITLLTKSLRPLPDKWHGLKDVEMRYRQRYVDLIVTPRTREIFLKRTQVVREMRNFLDREGFMEVETPMMQPIPGGATAKPFETHHNALDMKLYMRIAPELYLKRLLVGGFEKVYEVNRNFRNEGISTQHNPEFTMCEFYWAYATFEDLMDLTERMFAHIARQVTGNTVVEYQGQQIDLTPGKWARVPFLESLRTIGGLSPEVYMDMAKAKALVRERGEKVLESDKLGKVQAMLFDMFVEPKLVQPHFIYHYPTDISPLSRRNDQDPTITDRFELFMSGREMANAFSELNDPVDQRLRFMEQVQEKEAGDEEAHYMDEDYVRALEYGMPPAAGQGIGIDRLVMLLTDSPSIREVILFPLLRPEA